One Candidatus Poribacteria bacterium DNA segment encodes these proteins:
- a CDS encoding mandelate racemase/muconate lactonizing enzyme family protein, protein MKITDVKAMTLRGYKQWNYVQIETDAGLTGLGEAHPGAGIAEIILQFKRILVGADPRNIEPLYNRMIGAASNRYAMGLSAIGGIETALWDLLGKSLGVPVYRLLGGKYRDCIRLYADVGHGKGNTPEGWAQRAREGVADGYQAIKFDIDNSANELKQDAVNRELSTAELQKMTALVAAAREAAGDGIDISIDCHSLFSTHSAMKLAERLEPFDLMFLEDPVPNDNVEAMAKVTAATSIPICTGEFLFRRDGFRELIQTQACDMLHVDVSGTGGILEAKKIADLADLYYIPFAAHNITSPIGMTATAHVCAAVRNFIVMELPYHADQVEWRWDLAISDAPLMEDNVFVVPEKPGLGVEINADIAREHLMPGSDHFGII, encoded by the coding sequence ATGAAAATCACCGATGTAAAAGCGATGACGCTAAGGGGCTATAAACAGTGGAACTACGTCCAGATTGAAACAGACGCAGGTTTGACAGGATTAGGCGAAGCGCACCCCGGGGCGGGAATCGCTGAAATTATCTTGCAATTCAAGCGGATACTCGTTGGCGCAGATCCGAGAAACATAGAACCGCTCTACAACCGCATGATTGGTGCAGCGAGTAACCGATACGCTATGGGTCTATCGGCGATCGGCGGGATAGAAACCGCGCTCTGGGATCTGCTCGGAAAGAGCCTCGGCGTGCCGGTCTATCGACTCTTGGGTGGGAAATATCGCGACTGCATCCGACTCTACGCCGATGTCGGACACGGAAAAGGGAATACACCCGAAGGCTGGGCACAACGCGCCAGAGAAGGCGTTGCGGACGGTTACCAAGCCATCAAGTTTGACATCGATAACTCCGCAAACGAACTCAAACAGGACGCGGTCAATCGGGAATTAAGCACAGCAGAATTACAGAAAATGACAGCGTTGGTCGCCGCTGCACGCGAGGCCGCAGGCGATGGCATCGACATTAGCATTGACTGTCATAGTCTATTCAGCACGCATTCGGCGATGAAACTTGCTGAACGTTTAGAGCCGTTTGATCTGATGTTCTTGGAAGACCCTGTGCCGAATGATAACGTTGAAGCAATGGCGAAAGTCACTGCGGCGACTTCTATTCCAATCTGTACGGGCGAATTCCTGTTCCGACGCGACGGTTTTCGAGAACTCATCCAAACGCAAGCCTGCGATATGCTTCACGTTGATGTATCTGGCACAGGTGGCATACTTGAGGCGAAAAAGATTGCTGACCTTGCTGACCTCTACTACATACCTTTTGCGGCACACAATATCACATCACCCATTGGGATGACCGCAACGGCACACGTCTGTGCCGCTGTTCGGAACTTCATCGTTATGGAACTCCCGTATCACGCCGATCAGGTTGAATGGCGATGGGACCTCGCAATTTCCGATGCACCGCTCATGGAAGATAACGTCTTCGTCGTGCCGGAAAAGCCAGGATTGGGAGTCGAGATAAACGCAGATATCGCCAGAGAACACCTAATGCCGGGATCCGACCACTTCGGTATCATCTAA